Genomic DNA from Niallia circulans:
TTAACTCTTCACGAATAATGTCGAGCAGCTTTTCTTCATCAGCTAAGATTGACTTCAGCTCTTGAATTAATGCCACTAGTTCTTTATATTCTTCTTCTATTTTTTCTCTTTCAAGTCCAGTCAATCTTTGTAGACGCATATCCAAGATAGCTTGGGCTTGCTTTTCTGACAGTTTGAAATTATTCATCAAACCTTCTCTGGCAATATCCGTTGTTCTAGAACCGCGAATTAAGGCAATTACTTCATCAAGGTGATCAAGCGCAATGCGTAGCCCCTCTAATATATGGGCACGAGCTTCTGCTTTTCTCAATTCAAATTCAGTACGGCGACGAATAATAACCTTTTGGTGATCTAAATAATAAACGAGGCATTGCTTTAAATTAAGGACTTTAGGCTGTCCGTCTACAAGTGCTAGCAAGTTAATTCCAAAGCTCGTCTGCATTGCCGTATGCTTATATAAGTTATTAAGCAATACGTTAGCATTGGCATCCTTACGGACTTCAATAACAACCCGCATTCCGTTTCGGTCAGATTCATCTCTTAAGTCTGTAATACCGTCAATCTTTTTATCCCTCACTAATTCGGCAATTCGCTCTACTAAGCGAGCTTTATTAACCTGATAAGGAATTTCCTTGACGATAATTACTTCTTTACCGTTCGGCTTTACTTCAATATCTACCTTCGCTCTTACGATGATAGACCCTCTGCCTGTTTCATATGCTTTTCTTATACCAGATCTTCCGACGATCATTCCGCTTGTCGGGAAGTCAGGGCCAGGTATGATTTCCATTAATTCAGGAATTGTTATATCAGTATTTCTGCTTACAGCCAAAACACCATCAATAACTTCTCCGAGCTGGTGCGGAGGGATATTTGTAGCCATCCCCACCGCAATTCCGCTTGTTCCATTTACCAGAAGGTTTGGGAAACGAGATGGTAAAACAACTGGTTCCTTTTCTTCTCCATCGAAGTTTTCTGTGTAGTCGATTGTATCCTTGTTTATATCCCTTAAAAGCTCCATTGCTATTTTGGACATTCTTGCTTCCGTATAACGCATAGCAGCAGCAGAATCTCCATCAACGGAACCAAAGTTACCATGACCATCTACTAACATATAACGGTAGTTGAAATCCTGTGCCATACGAACCATTGTTTCATATACAGCACTATCACCATGAGGATGGTACTTACCAATTACTTCCCCAACAATACGAGCAGATTTTTTATATGGCTTGTCTGAATGCATACCTAAGTCATGCATTGCATATAGTATACGGCGATGAACGGGTTTAAGCCCATCCCGAACATCTGGAAGTGCACGGGAAACAATGACACTCATTGCGTAATCCAAGAAGGATGTACGCATTTCCTTGCTTATATTTATTTCTTTAATTTGAGAATTCGGCATATCAGCCATATAGGAACCTCCTTAAGCAAAGCGCAAGGTGCTAAATCTCCTTTAGCACCATAGTCATTCTTTTGCATTTATCTTAAACATCCAGGTTTTTAACGTAAACCGCATTTTCTTCTATGAAGTTTCTGCGCGGTTCTACTTTATCACCCATCAGCATTTCAAATGTTTCATCCGCTTCTATTGCATCATCTAAGCTTACTTGCAGCAAAACTCTAGTTGCAGGGTCCATTGTTGTATCCCACAACTGCTCTGCATTCATCTCTCCTAATCCTTTATAACGTTGAATATTTGGTTTTGGTGATGCAGGCAAGTTTGCGAGTACCTCGGTTAACTGGCGGTCATTATAAGCATACTCGAGCTTTTTCCCTTGTTTAACACTGTA
This window encodes:
- the gyrA gene encoding DNA gyrase subunit A, with amino-acid sequence MADMPNSQIKEINISKEMRTSFLDYAMSVIVSRALPDVRDGLKPVHRRILYAMHDLGMHSDKPYKKSARIVGEVIGKYHPHGDSAVYETMVRMAQDFNYRYMLVDGHGNFGSVDGDSAAAMRYTEARMSKIAMELLRDINKDTIDYTENFDGEEKEPVVLPSRFPNLLVNGTSGIAVGMATNIPPHQLGEVIDGVLAVSRNTDITIPELMEIIPGPDFPTSGMIVGRSGIRKAYETGRGSIIVRAKVDIEVKPNGKEVIIVKEIPYQVNKARLVERIAELVRDKKIDGITDLRDESDRNGMRVVIEVRKDANANVLLNNLYKHTAMQTSFGINLLALVDGQPKVLNLKQCLVYYLDHQKVIIRRRTEFELRKAEARAHILEGLRIALDHLDEVIALIRGSRTTDIAREGLMNNFKLSEKQAQAILDMRLQRLTGLEREKIEEEYKELVALIQELKSILADEEKLLDIIREELNEVKERFNDKRRTEIVAGGIENIEDEDLIPEENIIITLTHNGYIKRLPASTYRSQKRGGRGIQGMGTNEDDFVEQLSTTSTHDTILFFTNKGKVYRLKGYEIPEFSRTAKGIPIINLLGVEKGEWVNAIIPVSEFVDDWFLFFTTKEGISKRSPLSSFANIRNNGLIAVNLRDGDELISVRLTDGNKEIIIGTRNGLLIRFPETDVRSMGRTATGVKGITLSSNDEVVGMEVLEEGSEILIVTKNGYGKRTSADEYRIQGRGGKGIKTCNITDKNGPLVSMKAVNGEEDLMLITTGGVLIRMAVNDISSMGRSTQGVKLIKLNESESEFVATVAKVEKEEEAETEVPEETADDNVMSEVEETEE